The sequence below is a genomic window from Luteimonas sp. MC1825.
TTGCCGACATTGGGCCGTCCGATGACGGCGATGGCGCCGCTGCGGTGGCCGGCTTCGGCGTCGTTGGGGGTGTTCATGGCTTGTCTGCTTCCAGTTGTGCAAGTACGGCGCCAGCGGCGGCCTGCTCGGCGGCGCGGCGCGAACTGCCCTCGCCCGATGCCGACAGCGCGGGTTCGACCAACGTGCAGCGCACGTGGAAGACCTTGGCGTGTTCGTCACCGGCCTCGGACAGGAGATCGTAGACCGGCAGCGGGCGCTGGCGACCCTGCAGCCACTCCTGCAGCCGGGTCTTGGGGTCCTTGCCGATGCGGCCGGCGGCAAGCCCCGCCAGCGCCGGTTCGAACCACGGCAGCACGGCACTGCGGCAGGCATCGAAACCGGCGTCGAGGTAGATGGCGCCGACCAGCGCCTCGAGCGCGTCGGACAGGATCGAGTCGCGGCGGTGGCCGCCGGATTTCATCTCGCCGGGGCCGAGGGTGATGCGCGCGCCGAGGTCGAGCCCGCGCGCGATACGCGCCAGCGAGGATTCCCGCACCAGTTCGGCGCGGGCGCGGGTCATCACGCCCTCGTCGGCCTTGGGCCAGCGCAGGTACAGCGCTTCGGCGACGATCAGGCCGACCAGCGCATCGCCGAGGAATTCAAGTCGTTCGTTGTGCGGGGCGCCGGCGCTGCGGTGGGTCAGCGCCTGCGCCAGCAAGCCGCCATCGCGGAACGCATGCCCCGCGAAGCGGACGGCAGCGGCATCAGTTGAGGTCACCGGACCTGGTCAACATCTGCGTGGTGTCGAACCTGCCCACCACATCGAGGTTCGCGATCACCGGCTTGCGCACCTCGTAGTTCACATCCATCTGCCAGCCGTTGTCGACGCGCTTGATCTTGACGTGCTCGGCCTTCACGTTCTCGGCGTAGCTGATGTACAGCCGGCGGAAGAACAGGTCCTGGATCTTGCGCGGGTCGGTGTTGGCGATGCCCGGCTCGTTGGCCAGGCCCTTCAGCGCGGACCGCACGCTGTAGTACTCGGAATACATCGGGAACAGCTTCATGCCGACATAGGCGAACAGGCCGACCACGGCCAGCACGATCACGAACCCCAGCAGGGTGATGCCGCGTTGCGCGTTTCTCATAGCAGTTTCCCCTCGATCCCCTGGAACACCAGTATCATGCCCCGTGCCGATGGCTCAGGGAATGCGCGTGCCGATGCGGCTGAAATCCACTCCGCCGGCGGAACTGTCGAAATTCATCCACACCAGGAACGCCTTGCCGCGAAGCTGGCCTTCCGGAAGGGTGCCCCAGAAGCGGCTGTCGTCGCTTCTATCACGATTGTCGCCCATGACGAAATACTCGCCGGCCGGCACCGTCCACTCGCCGACGCCGTGGTTGGCGAACAGCGGGCTGTCGACTTCGAGCAGCTCGTGGCGACGCCCGCCAAGGTCCTCGGTGAGCAGGGTGGCGCCGCTCATCTCCTCGCCGCGGCCCTTGCCCACGTAGCGGCCGACGGGCTCGTACGCCACCGCGTCGCCGTTCACGAACACCGTGTTGTCGCGGTAGGCGATCCGATCACCCGGAAGGCCCACCACGCGCTTGATCCAGTCCTGGTCGGGGTACTGCGGCGGGCGGAACACCACCACGTCACCGCGCGCGGGCTCGCCGATGGCAACGACCTTGTGGTTGTTCACCGGCAGCCGCAGCCCGTAGGCGAACTTGTTGACCAGGATGAAGTCGCCGACCAGCAGCGTCGGCATCATGGAGGTCGAAGGGATGCGGAACGGCTCGGCGATGAAGCTGCGCAGCACCAGCACCACCGCGAGGATCGGGAAGAAGGCGCGCGCGTAGTCGACGACCCACGGCTCCTGTGGCTCCAGCAGGCCGGCGGCGGCCGCGCGGCGCTTGGCGAACACCAGCCTGTCGAGTAGCCAGATGAGGCCACTCAGCAGGGTCAGGAGGACCAGCCCCATCTCAAACCATTTCATCATCGCGGAGCTCCCGGTGCGGCTATTTGTTGTCGACCTGGAGCACCGCGAGGAAGGCTTCCTGCGGGATCTCGACGCGTCCGACCTGCTTCATGCGCTTCTTGCCTTCCTTCTGCTTCTCGAGCAGCTTCTTCTTGCGCGAGATGTCGCCACCATAACATTTGGCCAACACGTTCTTGCGCATCGCCTTGACCGTGGTGCGGGCGATGATCTGCGAGCCGACGGCGGCCTGGATGGCCACGTCGAACATCTGCCGCGGGATGAGCTCGCGCATTTTTTCGGTGATGTCGCGGCCGCGGCGGTCGGCATGCTGGCGGTGCACGATGAGCGACAGCGCGTCGACCTTGTCGCCGTTGATCAGGGTGTCGATGCGCACGAACGGACCGGCGTCGAAGCGCAGGAACTGGTAGTCCAGCGACGCGTAGCCGCGCGACACCGACTTCAGGCGGTCGAAGAAGTCGAGCACCACTTCCGCCATCGGCAGCTCGTAGCTGATCTGCACCTGGCTGCCGAGGTAGTTGATGCCGATCTGGCTGCCGCGCTTTTCCTCGCACAGGGTGATCACGTTGCCCACGTAATCCGGCGGGGTGAGGATGTTGGCGCGGATGATCGGCTCGCGGACCTCTTCGATCAGGTTCACCGGCGGAAGCTTGGCCGGGTTGTCGAGGGTGAGGATGCTGCCGTCGGTCTTGAGTACTTCGTACACCACCGTCGGCGCGGTCGAAATGAGGTTGAGGTCGTACTCGCGCTCGAGGCGCTCCTGCACGATCTCCATGTGCAGCATCCCGAGGAAGCCGCAGCGGAAGCCGAAGCCCATGGCTTCCGAGCTTTCAGGCTCGAAGCGCAGCGCGGCGTCGTTGAGGCGCAGCTTGTCGAGCGCCTCGCGCAGCGACGGGTAGTCGTCGGCATCGACCGGGAACAGGCCGGCGAACACGCGCGGCTGCATTTCCTGGAAGCCCGGCAACGGCGCGGGCGCGGGATCCGTGGCCAGGGTCAGCGTGTCGCCGACCGGCGCGCCGTGCACGTCCTTGATGGACGCGTTGATCCAGCCCACCTCGCCGGCGCGGAGCTTGGCCAGTTCCTTGCGCTTGGGCGTGAACACGCCGACCTTGTCCACCTGGTGGGTGCGGCCGGTGGACATGACCAGCATCTTGTCGCCGGCCTTGATCTCGCCCTGCATCACCCGCACCAGCGACACGACGCCCAGGTAGTTGTCGAACCAGGAGTCGATGATCAGCGCCTGCAGCTTGTCGGTCTCGCGCGGCGCCGGTGGCGGGATACGCAGCACGATGGCCTCGAGCACGTCCTCGACGTTCAGCCCGGTCTTGGCGCTGATCGCCACCGCGTCGCTGGCATCGATGCCGATCACCGCCTCGATCTCGGCCTTGGCGCGCTCGATGTCGGCGGTAGGCAGGTCGATCTTGTTGATCACCGGCACCACTTCCAGGCCCTGCTCCACAGCGGTGTAGCAGTTGGCGACCGACTGCGCCTCGACGCCCTGCGCGGCATCCACCACCAGCAGCGCGCCCTCGCAGGCGGCCAGCGAGCGGCTGACCTCGTAGCTGAAGTCGACGTGGCCGGGGGTGTCGATGAAGTTCAGGAAATAGGTCTGGCCGTCGCGCGCGGTGTACGGCAGCGACACGGACTGTGCCTTGATGGTGATGCCGCGCTCGCGCTCGATCGGATTGTTGTCGAGGACCTGCGTCTCCATCTCGCGCGCGGTCAGGCCGCCACAGATCTGGATGATGCGGTCGGCCAGCGTGGACTTGCCGTGGTCGACGTGGGCGATGATGGAGAAGTTGCGGATGTTCCGCATCGAATCTGGGGGCATGGGGATCGCAGGCGGGGCCGTATCGGGCCGGATGGCGTCGAACGGAACATTGTCGCACAGGGTGGCGGCGGCCCGATCCGCCCCTTCGGGGCACCTTCCCCCGCAGTGTGGGGGAAGGGTTTCACCCGAACGGCTATTCGGTGGCGGTGCGCGGGGTCACCGCGATGAACTGGGTGCCGCCACTGCGGTTGCGTACCAGCAGCATCACCGTCTGGCCGGGGCGTACCGCGGCCAACTCGCGATCGAGGTCGGCGGGCGAACCCACGCCCTTGCGGCCCACCGAGAGCACCACGTCACCGGGCTGGATGCCCGCCGCGCGGGCGGCCAGGCCCTCGACGCGGGCAATCGCCACGCCGTCGCCATCGGGCAGTTCGAGCTGCCGGCGTTGCGCGGCGGACAGCTCCTGGCCCACCAGCCCGAGCGGGTTGCTCGATTTCGCCGGCGCAGCACCGCCCTGCACCGGGCGGACGCTGGCAACGCCCTCGTCCAGCTCGCCCAGCGTGACCGTGACATCGCGGCTGCGCCCGTCGCGCCACACCTTCAGGGTGGCCCGGCTGCCGGGCGCCTTGGCACCGACGATCGGCGGCAGGTCGCTGGACTGGATGACGCGCGTGCCGTCGATCTCGCGGATCACGTCACCTCGCTCCAGCCCCGCCTTCTCCGCGGGACCACCGGGGACGACATCGGCCACCAGCGCGCCCAGCGTATCCGGCAGCCCCAGGCCGCTCGCGGCGTCGGTGGTGATCTGCTGCACCTGCACGCCGATCTGGCCGCGCTTGACCTGACCGGTGGTCTTCAGCTGCTCGGCGACATTCATCGCCACATCGATCGGGATCGCGAAGCTGACACCCATGTAGCCGCCCGAGTTGGAGAAGATCTGCGAGTTGATGCCCACCACCTCGCCGGCGGTGTTGAGCAGCGGCCCGCCGGAATTGCCGCGGTTGATCGCGACGTCGGTCTGGATGAAGGGCACGTAGCGCTGGTTGGCATACGGATTGGAGCGACCGACCGCGCTGATGATGCCGGCGGTGACCGACTGGTCGAGGCCGAACGGGGAGCCGATCGCCACCGCCCACTGGCCGGGCTTGAGCGCCGCGGAGTTGCCGGCGCGCAGGTACGGCAGGCTGGCGCCGGCCTTGATCTTGAGCAGGGCGACATCGGACTGCTCGTCGCCGCCCACCAGCTCGGCGGTGAACTCGCGGCGATCGGACAGCTTGACCTTGAGCTCGTCGGCCCCGGCGACCACGTGATGGTTGGTGAGCACGTAGCCGTCGGCCGAGATCAGGAACCCGGTGCCCATCGACATGCCGCGGCGACCGCCGGGATCCTGCGGCATGCCGGGGAACGGCGTACCCGGACCGAAGAAGCGCCGGAAGAACTCGGGCATCTCGTCGGGCATCTGCTGTTGCTGTTGCTGGGGGCGGGCGGCGGTCGTACCACCGCTCACGGCCTCGATGTTGACCACCGCCGGGCCGACTCGCTCGACCAGCCGCGTGAAGTCGGGCAGGCCGGACACCATCGATGGCGACGGTGCGGCCGCCGGCACCGCGGCGGCACCCGACTGGGCGGTGGCGGCCGGCAGGATGACGGCGGCCGTACCGGCGGCGGTCAAGGTGACCAGGGCAAGGGCGTACACGGGGGATTTCATCGGGGATTCGGCCTCGATAAAGGGGGGGTCAACGGGAGGCCCACGGCGGCGCGCGCCGTGGGGCGTGAATCAGTCGGTGCCAGTGCCCGGCTCGGGCCTCGCGTCGCGGGCGTCGGCCCCCGGCACGCCGGACTGGCGCACCGGCGAGGGTTCGACAAGGCGCGGCTGGAACGGCGCGAACGCGGCGTCGGACGGTGCCGACGGCAGGCCATAGCGCGCCGCGAACGGTTGGT
It includes:
- a CDS encoding DUF4845 domain-containing protein; the protein is MRNAQRGITLLGFVIVLAVVGLFAYVGMKLFPMYSEYYSVRSALKGLANEPGIANTDPRKIQDLFFRRLYISYAENVKAEHVKIKRVDNGWQMDVNYEVRKPVIANLDVVGRFDTTQMLTRSGDLN
- the rnc gene encoding ribonuclease III, whose protein sequence is MTSTDAAAVRFAGHAFRDGGLLAQALTHRSAGAPHNERLEFLGDALVGLIVAEALYLRWPKADEGVMTRARAELVRESSLARIARGLDLGARITLGPGEMKSGGHRRDSILSDALEALVGAIYLDAGFDACRSAVLPWFEPALAGLAAGRIGKDPKTRLQEWLQGRQRPLPVYDLLSEAGDEHAKVFHVRCTLVEPALSASGEGSSRRAAEQAAAGAVLAQLEADKP
- a CDS encoding DegQ family serine endoprotease; amino-acid sequence: MKSPVYALALVTLTAAGTAAVILPAATAQSGAAAVPAAAPSPSMVSGLPDFTRLVERVGPAVVNIEAVSGGTTAARPQQQQQQMPDEMPEFFRRFFGPGTPFPGMPQDPGGRRGMSMGTGFLISADGYVLTNHHVVAGADELKVKLSDRREFTAELVGGDEQSDVALLKIKAGASLPYLRAGNSAALKPGQWAVAIGSPFGLDQSVTAGIISAVGRSNPYANQRYVPFIQTDVAINRGNSGGPLLNTAGEVVGINSQIFSNSGGYMGVSFAIPIDVAMNVAEQLKTTGQVKRGQIGVQVQQITTDAASGLGLPDTLGALVADVVPGGPAEKAGLERGDVIREIDGTRVIQSSDLPPIVGAKAPGSRATLKVWRDGRSRDVTVTLGELDEGVASVRPVQGGAAPAKSSNPLGLVGQELSAAQRRQLELPDGDGVAIARVEGLAARAAGIQPGDVVLSVGRKGVGSPADLDRELAAVRPGQTVMLLVRNRSGGTQFIAVTPRTATE
- the lepB gene encoding signal peptidase I, producing the protein MKWFEMGLVLLTLLSGLIWLLDRLVFAKRRAAAAGLLEPQEPWVVDYARAFFPILAVVLVLRSFIAEPFRIPSTSMMPTLLVGDFILVNKFAYGLRLPVNNHKVVAIGEPARGDVVVFRPPQYPDQDWIKRVVGLPGDRIAYRDNTVFVNGDAVAYEPVGRYVGKGRGEEMSGATLLTEDLGGRRHELLEVDSPLFANHGVGEWTVPAGEYFVMGDNRDRSDDSRFWGTLPEGQLRGKAFLVWMNFDSSAGGVDFSRIGTRIP
- the lepA gene encoding translation elongation factor 4, producing the protein MRNIRNFSIIAHVDHGKSTLADRIIQICGGLTAREMETQVLDNNPIERERGITIKAQSVSLPYTARDGQTYFLNFIDTPGHVDFSYEVSRSLAACEGALLVVDAAQGVEAQSVANCYTAVEQGLEVVPVINKIDLPTADIERAKAEIEAVIGIDASDAVAISAKTGLNVEDVLEAIVLRIPPPAPRETDKLQALIIDSWFDNYLGVVSLVRVMQGEIKAGDKMLVMSTGRTHQVDKVGVFTPKRKELAKLRAGEVGWINASIKDVHGAPVGDTLTLATDPAPAPLPGFQEMQPRVFAGLFPVDADDYPSLREALDKLRLNDAALRFEPESSEAMGFGFRCGFLGMLHMEIVQERLEREYDLNLISTAPTVVYEVLKTDGSILTLDNPAKLPPVNLIEEVREPIIRANILTPPDYVGNVITLCEEKRGSQIGINYLGSQVQISYELPMAEVVLDFFDRLKSVSRGYASLDYQFLRFDAGPFVRIDTLINGDKVDALSLIVHRQHADRRGRDITEKMRELIPRQMFDVAIQAAVGSQIIARTTVKAMRKNVLAKCYGGDISRKKKLLEKQKEGKKRMKQVGRVEIPQEAFLAVLQVDNK